CGACTTGCCAAGGAACGCGAGCGGCTCGTCCCGCTGATCTTCCGCAACAATCCTGAACCGCTGAAAATGGCTCCCCAGCAGTTGAAAGCCGCGCTCGGCGCTGTCGCGGAAGCCGATACGCTGGCCGATCTGAATCCCGAGGTTCGTCAGGCGTTCGGGCTCGTTCAGGCACCCCCGGCCGCTGAAGCTCCCGCTGTCCCCGGACAGACGGATCCAGCGGCGACTGATCAATCTCAGGATGTTCGATTCCGCTTCGAGCAGCTCAAGCAGGCAATTACCCCGCTGGATGCCCAGCAGTTCGATACGCATATCGCAAGTATCATCGATGAGTTCACCCGGTTCCTGCGTCCGATTATCAAGACCGGAATTCTGGATCCACGCGATCTGGAACGGCGCGAACTCTCGCTCGATTCGACGTTGGCCATTGTCGATGCAGATGTCGATCTGCCGCGGCCCAATCCGCTTGAAAACACCGAGGTCTGGAATCCGGCCACGATTACCGATGTCTCTCTGAGTGACCTGCTGAACGACGCCGGTCTGCTCAGCCAGTTGTGGTCGGACTACGCCCGACTGGAGCCAATCCGGCGATCGCTGGAACGCTGGATGAGGAATACCGTTCGCCCCACGCTGGAATACGATCAGGCGATGACCCAGACCGCTCGTCGCTGGGCGGGGCAACAGGTTGAACCGGTTTACGACCTCATTAACGAGGGAGACGAACTCGTTCCCCCGGGCGAACTGATCGACCAGAGTCGACTGAATATTCTCCGTGCGGAGTACGATGCGTTTCTCGCCATCTTCCCGATCGAGGCCCGGCTCGGGCGACTCGCGATCGTCTTCCTGATGGTTTCAGTCCTGCTTCTGATCTCAAGCTGGTACTGGAAACGTTTTGAACCGGTCGTGGTCAACAGCTGGGCGCGGCTTTCGGTCTATCTCGCTGTAATCGCCATCGCGTCGTTCGTTGGCCTGCTGAGTTCCTTCGATCCGGTCCGCGGGGAAATCGCTGTGGTTGTCGCCACAACGATGGTCATCTCGATTGCGTACAACCAGCGGCTCGCCATTGTCACGGCGTTTCTGCTGAGTCTTCTGATTACCATGGCGACGCGGATCAACGTCTCGCAGTTTACGGTCATGCTTGCCGCGGCGACGGCAGCCGTTATTTGTCTGCAGCGTGTCCAGTCCCGTTCGACCATCATCATTGCCGGCTTCGTTTCCGGAGTGACGACACTGATCGTGTCCTGGGGCATGACGGTACTGATTTACCCCTCCGCATCGCCTTATGTCTGGTTCGATCTGGTTCAACTGCAGCTCTGCCTCAAATATGCCGGCTGGTGCGTGCTGGCCGGATTTATCCTCGCCGGCAGCCTTCCGTTTATCGAGTCGACCTTCGGCGTTGTGACAGGCATCAGTCTGCTGGAGATGAGTGATCCCTCTCATCCTCTCTTGCAGGAACTGGTCCGCAAAGCTCCCGGGACTTACAACCACTCCATGGCCCTGGCCACGATTGCCGAAGCAGCTGCCAAGACGATCGGAGCCGACGGCTTGCTCGTGCGGGTGGGCGCCTACTTCCACGATGTCGGGAAGATTCCCAAAGCCGAGTACTTCATCGAGAACCGGGCCGCCGGCGCGGTGAACCGACACGATACGCTCGCTCCGGCCATGAGCACGCTGATTATCATTGGCCACGTGAAAGACGGCGTCGATCTGGCGGAAGAATATCATCTTCCTCAGGTGTTGATCGATTTCATCGAACAGCATCATGGGACCACCCTGGTGGAGTACTTCTACCACGCGGCCAACATGAAGGCCGATGCCGATCCGGAACGCAAGCTGGATGTAGAAGAAGCCGCCTTCCGCTATCCCGGCCCCAAACCCCAGACGCGCGAAGCGGGGATTCTGATGCTGGCCGACCAGGTCGAATCGGCGAGCCGCACGCTCAGCGAGCCGACCCCGGCTCGTATTCGCACGCTCGTGCACCAGTTGACAATGAAGCGACTGCTCGATGGACAGTTCGACGAATGCTCACTGAAGCTGAGCGAGATTCATCAGATCGAAGAATCGCTGATCAAGTCGCTCATCAGCATGCACCACGGCCGCATCGTTTATCCCGAGTCCCCCAAAGAGCAGAAGCCTGCCTGACCCGAGCCGATGGAACAGCTCCACATCGAGATAATCGACGAGCAGGTATTCGCAGCCGTCGATCACGATCAACTCCAGCGGGCGGGTCGCGTCGCTCTGGACTTTCTGGGGATCGAGCAGGCGGAACTGAGTGTGGTTCTGCTCGATAATCCGTCCATCCACGAATGGAACCGGAACACCCTTCAGCACGACTTCCCAACCGACGTCATTACATTCCCGCTGAGCGAACCGGGCGAATTACTGGAAGGCGAACTGCTGATCTCCGTCGAAATGGCCGCGAGCATGGCCGCCGAGATGGGCTGGTCGATGCAGAACGAATGCACGCTCTACCTCGTCCACGGCATCCTGCATCTGGTCGGCTACGACGATTTGAACCCGGCCGATCAGCTCCAGATGCGAGCTCGCGAACGCGAGCTCCTCGAACACCTCGATATCACCCCGGGACCAAACGACGATCGCTGGAGTTGACCCGTCGTCGAATTCAAAGACCGCGGAAGCGTCAACAGGCAGCTGGGTGATGACCCGCCCCCTTCGTAGCGGCGGCATCCTGCGCATCCGGCCGCCGAATGGACGGTGGAAGCGATAAAAGCGGTCCATGTGCACTGGCGTAGATAGCTGGCCGAAGATCAGCCGGGAGACTCCGCTCGCGTCGAGTGCCGACTATGCCCATTCGACGGCAGGATGTCGCCGCTACGGAGAAGCGATCAGTCATGGAAACCCCGTCCGTTGATTCAGCGGAACACACCGCTCGCCTCAACGGGCAGCAGCCGGGTAATCCGCCAGTGTTTTCCCCGGCGAGTCAGTTCAAAGCAGATGCGTGGCTCGGGAGGATCGTCCGGAGCTTTCAAGTCACTGGCTGTAATGATCGGTCCGGATGTCGGAGAAGGAGCCGGCACTGGAGCCATTCGAGCAGTCGCGTACGGTTCGACAGGCAAAACCTGGGGAGGGACTTCAGTCGAGGCCGCTTCGATCCGAGGAGTTTGCCTCGGGGATGTGACAGGACGTTGGGCCGCCTTCGGAGCATGCTCGACGTCAAATAGCGGAGCATCGGGACTCGGGGCGAGCGACGTCTGTTCCTCCGACTCCTCGGCCGGCGGATGGATGTTGACGACGGCGACGGCATAAGACCCGCGAATGTACAAGTCCCAGTTCAACTGAGGCAGAGCAGCCATCGTGCTTGACCAGGTTTCATCGGTCTTCTCAGCTTCCTTGCCCTCTTGCATTGAGTACGTAGGGCTGGCGAGGTTCTCGAGAGCCCGGACCAGAAACTGGCTTGGATCCCGCAGCACGCGGCTCGCTTTCACGCAGGAGGTGCGAAGTAGCGAACTCGATGCGGACGGTTGAACCACCCGGTTCGTGGCCTGATCATAAGTCGTCGTCATGAGCGTCCCCATAACCTCCTGTCGAACTTTCGGCAATTCGTCGGTCATGCCCGGTCCGAGTGAGTTCCCGACGAGGTCGTTAATCGAACGAACCAACAGGTACGCGGACGGATCGAACTCCTCCCCCTGCAGAATCGCGTCGACCTGTATCAGCCCGCCATACACGATGAGCAGTCCGCTCTGAAACCGGATCTCTTCGTCATCGAGCAGGGCGATGTACCCCTCAAAGTCATTCCGGCTTAACCGGTCGAGACACGCCCGCAGTACCGCGTCCGGAGAGGACTCGTCGAGGGCCGGCCTTTGTTCCTCAGCGTGAACCGAGAAGGTCGGGATGGAAAGCAGCGTAAAGAGCAGGAGCGTGCGGAGCATGTTTCGATTCCTTGAAACTGCGTGAACTTGTGATGTCCGAATGCCTCAGTTCTGCGATTCGATAAAATCCTTCATCGCCTTCATCGTCTCGGGGCTGACATGGTGCTCGATGCCTTCGCTGTCGGCCACCGCCGTCGGGCGACTGACACCCAGGGCGAGCAGAAAGTCGAGGACGATCTGGTGCCTCTCTTTGGAGGCCTTGGCCAACTTTGTGCCTTTGCTTGTCAGCTCGATCGGTCCATACGGTTCGGTGGTGACGTAGCCATTCCGCTGTAAGCGGCCGACGGTCCGATTGATCGTAACATGACTGACCTGAAACTGCGTGGCGAGATCGACCGCGCGGCACGTTTCATTCGCGGCGATGATATCGAATATCGCCTCGACGTAGTCTTCAGTAAGTTCGGTTGCGTGGTCGGATCGGGTCCGACTGTGTCGATTCTGTTTCGCGGTAGCCACTTGCATTTCCTGGGTAAGTCTCGAAGTCGCTCCAGAATATCGGATTCTAAACGCTCGATCCATAGGCGAATACCGATATTTAGGTTGAATGAATTCTCCGCGGGATCGCTTGCAAGAAAGTTAGCACTGGCTAAACTCGAAGAGGTGTAGTACAGGCTAAACTTTATGAAAGGGCGATTCGATGCAGAGACGAGGCTTCACCTTGATCGAACTTCTGGTGGTGATCGCGATCATTGCCGTGTTAGTCGGGCTGTTACTGCCGGCCGTCCAGCAGGCCAGAGAAGCGGCTCGACGCAGTGCCTGCAAAAACAATCTCAAGCAGATTGGGCT
The genomic region above belongs to Rubinisphaera margarita and contains:
- the mntR gene encoding manganese-binding transcriptional regulator MntR, whose product is MDRAFRIRYSGATSRLTQEMQVATAKQNRHSRTRSDHATELTEDYVEAIFDIIAANETCRAVDLATQFQVSHVTINRTVGRLQRNGYVTTEPYGPIELTSKGTKLAKASKERHQIVLDFLLALGVSRPTAVADSEGIEHHVSPETMKAMKDFIESQN
- a CDS encoding HD family phosphohydrolase, coding for MKIFTSHKRSRVTRKSPHRPAHHVVTQFFSLKYHRGRLLRLLIGLVGAIAIVTSLQSWVHPFTYRIGDRCPDGVVARMTFQVTNSFETARLAKERERLVPLIFRNNPEPLKMAPQQLKAALGAVAEADTLADLNPEVRQAFGLVQAPPAAEAPAVPGQTDPAATDQSQDVRFRFEQLKQAITPLDAQQFDTHIASIIDEFTRFLRPIIKTGILDPRDLERRELSLDSTLAIVDADVDLPRPNPLENTEVWNPATITDVSLSDLLNDAGLLSQLWSDYARLEPIRRSLERWMRNTVRPTLEYDQAMTQTARRWAGQQVEPVYDLINEGDELVPPGELIDQSRLNILRAEYDAFLAIFPIEARLGRLAIVFLMVSVLLLISSWYWKRFEPVVVNSWARLSVYLAVIAIASFVGLLSSFDPVRGEIAVVVATTMVISIAYNQRLAIVTAFLLSLLITMATRINVSQFTVMLAAATAAVICLQRVQSRSTIIIAGFVSGVTTLIVSWGMTVLIYPSASPYVWFDLVQLQLCLKYAGWCVLAGFILAGSLPFIESTFGVVTGISLLEMSDPSHPLLQELVRKAPGTYNHSMALATIAEAAAKTIGADGLLVRVGAYFHDVGKIPKAEYFIENRAAGAVNRHDTLAPAMSTLIIIGHVKDGVDLAEEYHLPQVLIDFIEQHHGTTLVEYFYHAANMKADADPERKLDVEEAAFRYPGPKPQTREAGILMLADQVESASRTLSEPTPARIRTLVHQLTMKRLLDGQFDECSLKLSEIHQIEESLIKSLISMHHGRIVYPESPKEQKPA
- the ybeY gene encoding rRNA maturation RNase YbeY codes for the protein MEQLHIEIIDEQVFAAVDHDQLQRAGRVALDFLGIEQAELSVVLLDNPSIHEWNRNTLQHDFPTDVITFPLSEPGELLEGELLISVEMAASMAAEMGWSMQNECTLYLVHGILHLVGYDDLNPADQLQMRARERELLEHLDITPGPNDDRWS